The Setaria italica strain Yugu1 chromosome IX, Setaria_italica_v2.0, whole genome shotgun sequence genome has a window encoding:
- the LOC101753918 gene encoding protein DETOXIFICATION 16: MEEPSMEEPLLVPRPTVSGSAATEAKRLLRLAGPLVVSFILRNAVQMVSVMFVGHLGELPLAGASLASSLANVTGFSFLSGMAGALNTLCGQAFGARQYGLLGVYKQRAMVVLAVACVPIALVWACAERILLTIGQDPDIAAEAGAYARWLIPSLAAFVPLTCLTRFLQAQSVVVPMMASSGVTALTHVFVCYALVYKLGMGSKGAALSAAVSYGTNLTILALYVRLSCSCKKTLTGFSGEAFTGLREFAKLAVPSAMMICLEWWSFELLVLLSGILPNPKLETSVLSICINTATLLYMVPLGLGSSTSTRVSNELGAGQPHAAMLAARVVVCMTLSQGVVLATIMILLRSIWGYAYSSEKQVVAYIARMIPILAVSFIVDGINGSLSGVITGCGKQTIGARVNLGAFYLVGIPMGVFLAFVFRLNGMGLWLGIVCGSISKLALLLWITMRTNWENEAIKAKERVLSSSVQTK; encoded by the exons ATGGAGGAGCCAAGCATGGAGGAGCCGCTGCTCGTGCCACGCCCCACCGTTAGCGGCTCGGCGGCGACCGAGGCCAAGAGGCTGCTGCGGCTCGCGGGCCCGCTGGTCGTCAGCTTCATCCTCCGGAACGCCGTCCAGATGGTGTCCGTCATGTTCGTCGGCCACCTCGGCGAGCTCCCCCTCGCTGGCGCTTCCCTGGCCTCGTCGCTCGCCAACGTTACCGGCTTCAGCTTCCTCTCCGGCATGGCGGGCGCGCTCAACACGCTGTGCGGGCAGGCCTTCGGGGCGCGGCAGTACGGCCTCCTCGGAGTCTACAAGCAGCGCGCCATGGTGGTGCTCGCGGTGGCGTGCGTCCCCATCGCGCTCGTGTGGGCGTGCGCCGAGCGGATCCTGCTCACCATCGGCCAGGACCCGGACATcgccgcggaggccggcgcgTACGCGCGGTGGCTGATCCCGTCGCTCGCCGCGTTCGTGCCGCTCACCTGCCTCACGAGGTTCCTGCAGGCGCAGAGCGTCGTCGTGCCCATGATGGCCAGCTCCGGCGTCACGGCGCTGACCCACGTCTTCGTGTGCTACGCGCTGGTGTATAAGCTGGGCATGGGGAGCAAAGGCGCCGCCCTGAGCGCTGCAGTCTCTTACGGTACCAACCTGACCATTCTTGCTCTCTACGTGAGGCTCTCCTGCTCTTGCAAGAAAACATTGACAGGGTTCTCCGGGGAGGCGTTCACTGGGCTGCGGGAGTTTGCAAAGCTCGCCGTGCCATCGGCGATGATGATATG CCTGGAGTGGTGGTCGTTTGAACTGCTCGTGCTGCTTTCTGGGATTTTGCCAAATCCTAAACTGGAGACTTCAGTCCTGTCAATATG CATTAATACTGCTACTCTGCTGTAcatggtaccacttggccttgGCAGTTCTACAAG TACACGCGTTTCCAACGAACTCGGTGCTGGGCAGCCGCACGCAGCAATGCTAGCCGCGCGAGTTGTGGTGTGTATGACCTTGTCGCAAGGCGTGGTGCTGGCAACGATCATGATTCTTCTGCGTAGCATTTGGGGATATGCATACAGTAGCGAGAAGCAAGTAGTGGCATACATTGCAAGAATGATTCCCATTCTTGCGGTATCGTTCATCGTCGATGGCATTAATGGTTCTCTTTCAG GGGTAATCACCGGATGTGGCAAGCAGACAATTGGCGCTCGCGTTAATCTCGGCGCGTTTTACCTGGTTGGCATTCCAATGGGGGTGTTTCTTGCGTTTGTGTTCCGTCTAAATGGAATG GGTCTTTGGCTTGGCATTGTGTGTGGAAGCATCAGCAAGCTAGCGTTGCTCCTGTGGATTACAATGCGCACAAACTGGGAGAATGAA GCTATCAAGGCCAAGGAAAGGGTTCTCAGCTCGTCGGTGCAAACAAAATGA
- the LOC101754718 gene encoding probable mixed-linked glucan synthase 7, translating to MSTTYVAKKKFCAASNDKESPEDEKMSASVERQLVRTAKLSTITIKLYRLVIIVRMGIFVLFFKWRISTARAIMSSPATDATGTVRAMWTVSIAGELWFALMWVLDQVPKMQPVRRDVAITALDGSLLPSMDVFVTTADPEKEPPLVTANTILSILAADYPADKITCYVSDDGGSLLTREAVAEAARFAGLWVPFCRKHGVEPRNPEAYFSPGGAASVHGGVKARAVARGDYKGRAWAELARDRRRVRREYEELRLRIDALQAGDMRHQRWSLADGSCWRHGTAEDHAGVVEVLVSPPSRTPQLGASAIDAATNLLDFSSVDVRVPAVVYMCREKRHGRAHHRKAGAMNALLRASAVLSNAPFVLNLDCDHYVNNSQALRAGVCHMLDRGGSSVAFVQFPQRFDGVDPADRYANHNRVFFDCTELGLDGLQGPIYVGTGCMFRRSALYGVDPPRWRPHSDAGKDVVATEADTFGVSTPFLRSVRAVLNLNRSSDQRNATPPPCSFDGAAIGEATALVSCGYEDGTAWGRDIGWMYGTVTEDVATGFCLHRRGWRSAYCATAPDAFRGTAPINLADRLHQVLRWAAGSLEIFLSRNNALRAGRLHPLQRVAYLNTTLYPLTSMFLILYCVFPAIPLLSSGNATAGALLSLGTPPSATYVAFLTALMLTLAMVAVLEVRWSGITLGEWWRNEQFWMVSATSAYLAAVLQVALKVVAGKEISFKLTSKKTATTSSGVSVKERFAELYAVRWTVLMVPPAVVLAVNAASMAAAIERGRWRNGPAAVLAVAFNAWVVVHLYPFALGLMGRWSMTLSPLLLLVALFTIRLLCFVLQSHML from the exons ATGTCGACGACATATGTAGCCAAGAAGAAATTTTGTGCTGCCTCCAATGACAAGGAGTCACCAGAAGATGAGAAGATGTCAGCCAGTGTCGAGAGACAGCTTGTCCGGACAGCAAAACTTTCAACAATCACCATCAAGCTATACAG GCTCGTGATCATTGTTCGGATGGGCATCTTCGTTCTGTTTTTCAAGTGGCGAATCAGCACAGCCCGTGCGATAATGAGCTCCCCTGCCACCGATGCCACAGGTACAGTTCGTGCAATGTGGACGGTGTCCATCGCCGGGGAGCTCTGGTTCGCACTGATGTGGGTGCTCGACCAGGTGCCCAAGATGCAGCCTGTCCGGCGCGATGTCGCCATCACCGCGCTCGACGGGTCGCTGCTTCCGTCCATGGATGTGTTCGTCACCACTGCCGATCCCGAGAAGGAGCCGCCGCTGGTGACGGCGAACACCATCCTCTCCATCCTCGCCGCGGACTACCCCGCAGACAAGATCACGTGCTACGtctccgacgacggcggctCGCTGCTCACGCGCGAGGCGGTCGCGGAGGCTGCCCGGTTCGCCGGACTGTGGGTGCCATTCTGCCGGAAGCACGGGGTCGAGCCGAGGAACCCAGAGGCCTACTTcagccccggcggcgccgccagcgTTCATGGCGGTGTGAAGGCGAGGGCGGTGGCGAGGGGTGACTATAAGGGAAGGGCGTGGGCGGAGCTGGCAAGGGATCGGAGGCGTGTGCGCCGGGAGTACGAGGAGCTGCGGCTGCGGATCGACGCGCTGCAGGCCGGAGACATGCGGCACCAGCGGTGGTCCCTGGCCGATGGAAGCTGCTGGCGACATGGGACGGCGGAAGACCATGCCGGAGTTGTCGAAGTGCTAGTCAGTCCTCCCAGCCGTACGCCGCAGCTCGGCGCCAGCGCCATCGATGCTGCCACTAATCTTCTGGACTTCAGCTCCGTCGATGTGAGGGTCCCAGCGGTCGTGTACATGTGCCGGGAGAAGCGCCATGGCCGGGCGCACCACCGGAAGGCCGGCGCCATGAACGCGCTTCTCCGCGCCTCGGCCGTGCTCTCCAATGCGCCCTTCGTCCTCAACCTCGACTGCGACCACTACGTCAACAACTCGCAGGCCCTCCGCGCCGGCGTCTGCCACATGCTCGaccgcggcggcagcagcgtggCGTTCGTCCAGTTCCCGCAGCGCTTCGACGGCGTCGACCCCGCCGACCGCTACGCAAACCACAACCGCGTCTTCTTCGACTGCACGGAGCTCGGCCTCGATGGCCTCCAGGGACCCATCTACGTCGGCACCGGGTGCATGTTCCGCCGCTCGGCGCTATACGGCGTCGATCCGCCGCGCTGGAGACCGCACAGCGACGCCGGCAAGGACGTCGTCGCCACCGAGGCTGACACGTTCGGCGTGTCGACGCCATTCCTTCGCTCGGTACGTGCGGTCTTGAACTTGAATAGGTCGTCCGACCAACGCAACGCCACTCCTCCGCCGTGCTCGTTCGACGGCGCTGCCATTGGCGAGGCAACCGCGCTTGTCTCGTGCGGCTACGAGGACGGGACGGCGTGGGGCAGGGACATCGGCTGGATGTACGGCACCGTGACGGAGGACGTGGCCACCGGCTTCTGCCTGCACCGGCGAGGCTGGCGCTCCGCCTACTGCGCCACCGCGCCGGACGCGTTCCGCGGCACGGCGCCGATCAATCTCGCCGACCGGCTGCACCAGGTCCTGCGCTGGGCGGCGGGTTCCCTCGAGATATTCCTCTCCCGCAACAACGCGCTCCGCGCAGGCCGGCTCCACCCGCTGCAGCGCGTGGCGTACCTCAACACGACGCTGTACCCGCTCACCTCCATGTTCCTCATACTCTACTGCGTCTTCCCGGCGATCCCTCTTCTGTCGTCCGGGAATGCCACGGCCGGCGCCTTATTGTCCCTGGgcacgccgccgtcggccaCGTACGTCGCCTTCCTCACGGCGCTGATGCTGACGCTCGCAATGGTGGCGGTCCTGGAGGTGAGGTGGTCAGGCATCACGCTGGGCGAGTGGTGGAGGAACGAGCAGTTCTGGATGGTGTCCGCCACGAGCGCCTACCTGGCTGCAGTGTTGCAGGTGGCGCTCAAGGTCGTGGCCGGGAAGGAGATATCGTTCAAGCTGACGTCTAAGaagacggcgacgacgagctcTGGCGTCAGCGTCAAGGAAAGGTTCGCGGAGCTGTACGCCGTGAGGTGGACGGTGCTGATGGTCCCACCGGCGGTGGTTCTAGCGGTGAACGCGGCGTCCATGGCAGCGGCAATAGAAagggggcggtggaggaatgGCCCTGCGGCGGTGCTCGCGGTGGCGTTCAACGCGTGGGTGGTGGTGCATCTCTACCCCTTCGCGCTGGGGCTCATGGGCCGTTGGAGCATGACGTTGAGCCCACTACTCTTGCTTGTCGCATTGTTCACCATTCGATTACTATGTTTCGTTCTCCAATCGCACATGCTTTAA